A genomic segment from Antedon mediterranea chromosome 6, ecAntMedi1.1, whole genome shotgun sequence encodes:
- the LOC140052266 gene encoding uncharacterized protein, producing the protein MEDVAKTALQCSLKIRQGRKWKNRRCVLSKRSPIADQLTLSFYKDDDRITKEVRRERIIITDKNFCGIDSGHHYHGNSYITTVVCVDQIIALSFYCSSTQLQWYHRIKHSLKSLIEYKCRVVIPNRGKLPAGPAMLYFFDNHFAITSEVPIRLHGSWYLEDLQCYGTIAGGLLFEAKHKKRGFKYVLMTNQANDLKSHFDAAFNTWLPNRWSHLSSTLSICDDHFTRHRSATNNSAYSHGAQDSNNHRNNDGHDGTGASSSYYQTSGVSQEEGMGSGSIHEPVSSTCSSSSGTPVKSSSQNGNTISALHHTGHLFNGKECSQESGIDMHILPVVAQDAKVDETAGLPYKERLYEVMASFKNLRHVTTSNSNMSQTVHVFPSKNDSVHHNMYVNMDDLPEDERIARLNDKRYLQEKDAELLERVKRECKSPELERNSKLITPKYQGLQTNDQTQKTDSLNVQYVKSSEVPSHLQEHVDTYILIPGIIPQTGAASLPAIEPPPLGPKPNKNKCDIKPELGPKPAAIRPPELGPKPIPGPKPGHGPKPELGPKPEYCAFPEVFSKDSTLPELGPKPEYGALLEIGPNSDYNKFPELGPKPRSEFMQKSESVSRVVQEEIPEIGPKPVNQWNDEVPESKTSDNSKDNNIDNCESNVCIPAPFEHDNLTIPTTAILLSQTVQSDTHEIIQDKEAPNLNVAKISKSKKQKHSSPKSKSKRNIMRGRSGSLKSKPESYDKPIYRNRSASVMAFQFDQFDGGSSSSSLPSPTEPSTNFEFLPHKPSVDLNALIEVDSSEIKTESEIGNIPEEMPLLTQVPVPPLPPKSTNSLKSRKAPPRPAKPIKHGNPFMAADVQPAIPPRKRCQTEPSYAMSSSDGFLLMDPSSKGDDGYALMKPAYLDKIQNASDTTYHSPSLSPLKSTLDATLPGSIKTTGSFSHKFSFNVVPNSPIHTSVDVETTISSKPQLKRSATMTGSSLVSTRMQRTYSLHGDHQHAHENIRRGSVPVLKPDEMSSANKVKVEKRRMSSFRPRTDGEYHAIDKKKFEKIKNGFSTENPIRETSSNGKRENVKTIEKVNQLSTDKVEKSSNVSENNMNNISSITCSTGSSNNSNNTELNDVDCDMESNKQSLTYGQSGANHIEDNTIIAESQFSLLNCIDSTDNKSSLQGSIDKVFEKYSSYKVKLVDSESREMASQGEKTDIDEMESTFIN; encoded by the exons ACCAACTCACACTTTCCTTCTATAAAGATGATGATCGTATTACAAAAGAGGTCCGCAGGGAAAGAATCATCATTACTGACAAGAACTTCTGTGGAATTGATAGCGGACACCATTACCATGGCAACTCGTACATTACCACAGTCGTGTGTGTGGATCAGATTATCGCTTTGTCATTCTACTGTTCATCAACACAATTACAGTGGTATCATAGAATAAAACACAGCTTAAAGAGTC ttattgaatataaatgtaGAGTAGTTATACCAAACCGAGGCAAATTGCCAGCAGGCCCGGCTATGTTGTACTTTTTTGACAACCATTTTGCTATTACGTCAGAAGTACCCATACGCCTACATGGATCTTGGTATTTAGAGGACCTCCAGTGTTATGGAACTATAGCTGGAGGGCTTTTGTTTGAAGCAAAACATAAGAAACGAG GGTTTAAGTACGTTTTAATGACTAATCAAGCAAATGATCTAAAAAGTCATTTTGATGCTGCTTTTAATACTTGGTTACCAAATCGGTGGTCTCATCTTTCTAGTACAT TGTCAATTTGTGATGATCATTTCACGAGACATCGAAGTGCTACCAACAATTCAGCCTATTCACATGGTGCTCAAGATTCCAATAACCATAGAAATAATGACGGCCATGATGGCACTGGTGCTAGCAGTAGTTATTATCAAACATCAGGTGTGAGTCAAGAAGAAGGAATGGGTAGTGGAAGTATACATGAGCCTGTAAGCTCTACTTGTAGCTCAAGCAGTGGTACACCAGTGAAATCATCATCTCAGAATGGAAATACAATAAGTGCATTACATCACACTGGACATTTGTTTAATGGTAAAGAATGTAGTCAGGAATCTGGAATAGACATGCATATATTACCAGTTGTAGCACAAGATGCTAAAGTTGATGAAACAGCAGGTCTTCCTTACAAGGAACGATTGTATGAAGTTATGGCTTCTTTTAAAAATCTAAGACATGTAACTACTTCAAATTCAAATATGTCACAAACTGTACATGTATTTCCATCCAAAAATGATTCCGTTCACCATAATATGTATGTGAACATGGATGATTTACCGGAGGACGAGCGAATTGCTCGATTGAATGACAAACGTTATCTACAAGAAAAGGATGCAGAATTACTTGAGCGTGTAAAAAGAGAATGTAAAAGTCCTGAACTGGAAAGGAACTCGAAATTAATAACACCAAAATATCAAGGACTTCAAACAAACGATCAAACACAAAAGACTGATTCTCTTAATGTGCAATATGTAAAATCTTCAGAAGTACCCTCACATCTTCAAGAGCATGTGGATACATACATCTTGATTCCAGGGATTATTCCACAAACTGGTGCAGCATCCTTGCCAGCAATTGAACCTCCTCCGCTTGGACCTAAgccaaataaaaacaaatgcgaTATCAAACCAGAGCTTGGACCTAAACCTGCGGCAATTAGACCTCCTGAGTTAGGTCCTAAACCAATTCCTGGTCCTAAACCTGGTCATGGGCCAAAACCAGAATTGGGACCAAAACCAGAGTATTGTGCGTTTCCAGAAGTATTTAGTAAAGATAGTACATTGCCAGAATTAGGACCAAAACCAGAGTATGGTGCATTACTTGAAATAGGACCAAATTCAGACTATAATAAATTTCCTGAATTAGGACCAAAACCAAGATCAGAATTTATGCAAAAATCAGAGTCAGTATCAAGAGTTGTTCAGGAGGAAATACCTGAAATTGGACCTAAACCAGTTAATCAGTGGAATGATGAAGTTCCTGAGAGTAAAACATCAGATAATTcaaaagataataatattgaCAATTGTGAATCAAATGTCTGCATACCTGCTCCCTTCGAACATGATAATTTGACGATACCAACCACTGCAATTCTTCTTTCTCAAACTGTCCAGTCTGACACACATGAAATAATCCAAGATAAAGAAGCTCCCAATTTAAATGTTGCCAAGATATCAAAATCTAAGAAACAAAAACACTCTTCTCCGAAATCAAAATCAAAACGTAATATTATGAGAGGTCGTTCAGGCAGTCTCAAGAGCAAACCGGAAAGTTATGACAAGCCAATCTATCGGAATCGTTCTGCTAGTGTTATGGCTTTCCAGTTTGATCAATTTGATGGTGGTTCATCATCTTCAAGTCTGCCCTCTCcaactgaaccatcaacaaacTTTGAGTTTTTACCTCATAAACCATCTGTTGATCTGAATGCACTGATTGAAGTAGATAGCAGTGAAATTAAAACTGAATCAGAAATTGGTAACATTCCAGAAGAAATGCCTCTTTTAACACAAGTTCCTGTTCCCCCTCTACCAccaaaatcgacaaattcactAAAATCTCGTAAAGCACCTCCACGACCGGCAAAACCAATTAAACATGGAAATCCATTTATGGCAGCTGATGTTCAACCGGCAATTCCGCCAAGGAAGCGTTGCCAAACAGAACCTTCCTATGCTATGTCATCTAGTGATGGTTTTTTATTAATGGATCCAAGCTCAAAAGGAGATGATGGCTATGCTCTTATGAAACCAGCGTATCTAGACAAAATCCAAAATGCCAGTGACACAACATATCATAGCCCATCATTATCGCCTTTAAAAAGTACTTTAGATGCTACTTTACCAGGTTCAATTAAAACCACTGGATCTTTTTCgcataaattttcatttaatgtGGTGCCAAATAGTCCTATACATACATCTGTTGATGTAGAGACTACGATATCAAGTAAACCACAACTCAAACGATCTGCTACTATGACAGGTTCTAGTTTAGTATCCACAAGAATGCAACGTACATATAGTTTGCATGGTGATCACCAACATGCTCATGAAAATATACGTAGAGGGAGTGTTCCTGTGTTGAAACCCGATGAAATGTCATCAGCGAATAAAGTCAAAGTTGAGAAAAGAAGAATGTCTTCTTTTCGTCCTCGCACTGATGGTGAATATCATGCTATAGATAAGAAAAAGTTTGAGAAAATTAAAAATGGTTTTTCTACTGAGAATCCTATCAGAGAAACATCTAGTAATGGAAAAagagaaaatgttaaaacaattgaaaaagTGAACCAACTTTCAACTGATAAAGTGGAAAAATCATCTAATGTATCAGAAAATAACATGAACAACATATCATCAATTACATGCTCCACTGGTTCTAGTAACAATTCTAATAACACAGAACTTAACGATGTAGACTGTGATATGGAAAGTAATAAACAAAGTTTAACATATGGACAAAGTGGTGCTAATCACATAGAAGATAACACAATTATTGCAGAATCACAGTTTTCTTTGCTAAATTGCATTGACAGCACTGATAATAAATCTTCCCTTCAAGGATCTATAGATAAAGTTTTTGAGAAGTATTCTTCCTATAAAGTGAAACTTGTCGACAGTGAATCCAGAGAAATGGCTTCACAGGGAGAGAAAACTGACATAGATGAAATGGAAAGTACATTTATAAACTAA